ACACTTGTGTACTTTAGGGTCAACGACATACCGGTGCCGGACTACGACGCAAAGAACCCTATGAAGAGCGTCCCGATCGGTATTGCCTGTAAGGGATCGCAATCCCTTCGGCTCATTGACGCCGTCAACACCTACCTACGCCAGGCGCCGCAGACCTCCGGGACAGCACAAGGCACCTCATCAAATCCAGACGGATAGAGACCTGACGTTTCTTTGTTGCGCTATATTGCCGGCGCGCCGACAGCAGACATATGCCAAACAAAAAAAACCACCCCGATTGCTCGGGGTGGCTTACTCGAGGCAAGCCGACCCTCGTATTGCCGCCTGCCTCAAAAGTGGTTCGATTTAGTCGATCCGTCTGCCGGTCTCAGCGTCAAAGAAATGAACATCCTCCGGAGTCGCCGCGAGATACATTGTCTCGCCGGGTTCATGACGCGCATGGCTGGAGACGCGGATCACGATTTCCGGTCCACCATCTTCGAAGCTCGCATAGACATAGCTTTCGGCGCCAACCGGCTCCAACACGTTCACCTTGACTTCAAGTCCGATGCCGTCGCCGGAATGCGGACCTTCCACAACGGCGAGATGCTCCGGACGGATACCGATCTTGTAGGCGTCCTTGCCCTTGGTGTTCGTCCCTGAAAGACCGGAACCCGTTTTCAAGGCCAAACCCGATCCGTTTGCCGCAACGTCCAAGAGGTTCATCGCAGGTGAACCAATGAAGCTCGCCACAAATGTTGATGCAGGCTTGTCATAAACGTCGATCGGAGCTCCGATCTGTTCAATGTTGCCGCCGTTCAAAACCACCAGCCGATCCGCCAAAGTCATGGCTTCGAGCTGGTCGTGGGTCACATAGACGCTGGTGGTGCCGAGCGACCGCTGCAGACGCTTGATTTCAACGCGCATTTGGACACGCAACTTGGCGTCCAGATTGGATAGCGGTTCGTCGAACAAGAAGGCGGCCGGTTCGCGCACAATCGCCCGGCCCATGGCCACACGCTGACGCTGACCGCCGGACAGGGCCCGCGGCTTGCGATCCAGATAGTCGCCGATCTCGAGAATCCGCGCGGCTTCTTTTACACGGCGGTCGATTTCAGCCTTGTCCATGCCCCGGTTTTTCAGGCCATAGGCAAGGTTGTTGTAGACCGACATATGCGGATAGAGCGCATAGTTCTGGAACACCATGGCAATGTCACGGTCGGCCGGATCAACATTGTTAACCAGCCGGTCGCCAATCTTGATCTCACCGGTGGTGATGTCCTCAAGGCCGGCAACCATGCGCAACAAGGTGGACTTGCCGCAACCGGACGGACCGACCAGCACAATGAACTCGCCATCGGCGATGTCGATGGAAACGCCCTTAACCGCTTCCACATTGCCCGCATAGACCTTGCGGACAGTGTCGAGAGTAATCGTTGACATTCAAAACCTCACTTATCGCTCTCGACGAGCCCTTTGACGAACCAGCTCTGGAAGACCACCACGATGAGAACTGGCGGCACGATGGCCAAAATGGCGAGCGCCATCGCCTCATTCAGCGCCGGGATCTGTGCGCCAACCCAGACCTGCATGATCTGTTTGATGCCGCGAACCAGCGTGAACAGGGATTCCTCAGTGGTGATCAAGGTCGGCCAGAGATACTGGTTCCAGCCATATACGAACATGATGATGAAGATGGCTGCGATCATTGTTTGCGATAGCGGCACAAGGATATCCTTGAAGAACTTCCAGGGACCTGCGCCATCGATCCGGGCCGCCTCCAAAAGCTCATCAGGGACGGACATGAAGAACTGCCGGAAGAAGAAGGTGCCGGTCGCAGATGCGATCAACGGAACGATCAGGCCAGTGTACGTATTCACCAGACCCAGTGATTGAACGATCTCGTAAGACGGCAGGATACGCACTTCCAGAGGAAGCAGGAGCGTTGCAAAAATGATCCAGAAGCAGAAGGTTGCCATTGGAAACCGGAAGTAAACGATCGCATAGGCTGCGATCATCGAAATGATGATCTTGCCAATGGCGAAGCCGAACCCAAGGATCATCGAGTTCATAAGCATGACAAACCCGTCGACTTCCTTGGTAAACCCGCCGGCACGGAACAGAACCGTCTCGTAGTTCTCCAAGAACTTGTCACCCGGAAGGAACTGGATGCCTTCCTTATAGATCGTTATCGCATCATGCGTGCTGGTCATGAACGCCAAGGCAACAGGCGTAACCATGAAAAAGACACCCAAGAGCAGGATCACGTGATCCAGAATTTGAACTTTTCTCATCTCTCGCCCCTTAGGTGTAGTGAACGCGGCGTTCGATCAGCCTGAACTGAACAACTGTAAGTATGAAAACCAGCACCATCAGAATGACCGACTGGGCGGAAGATCCGCCAAGATCATTGCCCCGGAAGCCATCAAGGAAGACCTTGTAAACGAGCGTTACAGGGTTGTTGCCCGGCTCCTGTTTCACAATGATGTCGACGATGCCGAACGTGTCGAAGAACGCGTAGGTGATGTTGATGATCAACAAAAAGAAACCGGTCGGCGCGAGCAGCGGGAATGTAACGGTCCAGAACCGGCGGAAGCTGGACCGGCAGTCAATGCTGGCAGCTTCTTGAACGGCCTTGGAGATCCCCTGAAGGCCGGACAGGAAGAAGATGAAGTTGACCGGAACCTGTTTCCAGACCGCTGTAACGGTCATGGCGAAGCTCGTGTCGAAGTAGTCGACCCCGATCTGCATTTCCCAGCCGAAGAGCGCGAAAAGCTCGACGATCGGTCCGACGTGCTGGTCGAACAGCATCACGCCGATCAGACCGGC
This window of the Roseibium alexandrii DFL-11 genome carries:
- a CDS encoding sn-glycerol-3-phosphate import ATP-binding protein UgpC, with the protein product MSTITLDTVRKVYAGNVEAVKGVSIDIADGEFIVLVGPSGCGKSTLLRMVAGLEDITTGEIKIGDRLVNNVDPADRDIAMVFQNYALYPHMSVYNNLAYGLKNRGMDKAEIDRRVKEAARILEIGDYLDRKPRALSGGQRQRVAMGRAIVREPAAFLFDEPLSNLDAKLRVQMRVEIKRLQRSLGTTSVYVTHDQLEAMTLADRLVVLNGGNIEQIGAPIDVYDKPASTFVASFIGSPAMNLLDVAANGSGLALKTGSGLSGTNTKGKDAYKIGIRPEHLAVVEGPHSGDGIGLEVKVNVLEPVGAESYVYASFEDGGPEIVIRVSSHARHEPGETMYLAATPEDVHFFDAETGRRID
- the ugpE gene encoding sn-glycerol-3-phosphate ABC transporter permease UgpE; amino-acid sequence: MRKVQILDHVILLLGVFFMVTPVALAFMTSTHDAITIYKEGIQFLPGDKFLENYETVLFRAGGFTKEVDGFVMLMNSMILGFGFAIGKIIISMIAAYAIVYFRFPMATFCFWIIFATLLLPLEVRILPSYEIVQSLGLVNTYTGLIVPLIASATGTFFFRQFFMSVPDELLEAARIDGAGPWKFFKDILVPLSQTMIAAIFIIMFVYGWNQYLWPTLITTEESLFTLVRGIKQIMQVWVGAQIPALNEAMALAILAIVPPVLIVVVFQSWFVKGLVESDK
- a CDS encoding ABC transporter permease subunit; translated protein: MKKVQFQTGWVPYMLLMPQLVIVTVFFLWPAAEAVQSSFYLEDPFGFGATFVGFDNFVDTVTSTDYGRVARFTAVFTFFVTFLSLGIALLLAVKADKVLRGGSSYKTLLMWVYAVAPPVAGLIGVMLFDQHVGPIVELFALFGWEMQIGVDYFDTSFAMTVTAVWKQVPVNFIFFLSGLQGISKAVQEAASIDCRSSFRRFWTVTFPLLAPTGFFLLIINITYAFFDTFGIVDIIVKQEPGNNPVTLVYKVFLDGFRGNDLGGSSAQSVILMVLVFILTVVQFRLIERRVHYT